AAGGTACTTTCCCTGTTTTCCAGTCGATCAGGTCCCATCCTCCATCTGCATCGCGGAAGACAGCGTCGATGCGGCCACGGACAACCACGTCTGCCACCCGGGTTTCGATGGGTACCTCAAGCTCCGCGGGGGTTCTGGCAGCCCATTGGGAACTCTTGAACGTTTCCTGCATGTCAGCCAGGCCGTAGGCTTCATCCACATAGGCGTCCGCCCCGATCTCTTCACCCAAGTCGAGTTGGCCGGTCGTTGCAAAAAATTCTTCAATCCAGGTGTGGAACGCCGTTCCTTTGCGGGCGGCCATGCCGGGCTTGGTGGGCACTGGGCGGCGCATGGCACGGGTAACTTTTTCGGGGTCCTCCCCCAGCGCCACCAGGCGGGAAGCAGAAATATGTGGGGGTAGTTCCACTCTCAGCTGGTCTGTTTCCACTTGTTCTTGGGCCAGCAAAACACTCATTTCTTTGCCCCAGCGAGGATTGGCGGCTAAGAATTCTTCACTTCCGTACTTAACAGAGGCGTCATTATCTCCAACCTCGGCGAAGGCGGCGGCGGCGAGGGCGGCGGAGACTGCGGCGGCGGATCGTTCCACACCAGTTCGGCGGCCTACCCGCACAGCCACCCCTGCCCTGCCGACGATCTCGGGCCCGTTGAGCGGATCATAGGGCCATTGGGCGCTTTCCGCGCCCGCACTGACAGGGTTGAGCGCACCTTCTTCAGGGTCTGGCGCCCACGCTCCGAGACCAGCACTCTGTGTTGCCCCTTCAGTCAGTGGCAACAACTCCATCAGAAAGGGTGAGGGTGCCAGCGGCTTCTTTCCACTGCCCCACACCGTGGCGGAACACATCAAAAAATCCCGGGCGCGGGTAAAGGCCACGTACGCTAAACGACGTTCCTCTTCCTTGGCGTGGAGGAGAACATCGTCGGCAAAAAGTTTCTCATTCTCCATCAAGGTCTTCAGGTCCGGCACATTGGTGTCCCATTCGGGCAGATCACCAACGTCCCCACGCAAAGGCCACGGCAACGATTTAGCTCCGGTGCTCCAGCGATCAGCGCGTGCGCTGGGGAAGGCGCCTGCATTCATGCCCGGCACAAACACCACGTCCCATTCCAGTCCTTTGGAGGCGTGGACAGTCAGTAGCGCCACGGCGTCAGGGTTGCTTTCAACCGGCGTCATTTCCAGCCCGCCCTCTTCCGATTCTGCCGTTTCAAGCCAAGCGAGGAAGGCATCCAAGTCAACACGTTGTGCGGCCTGCATGAACTGTGCCGCCGCCTCAGCAAAAGCGTCCAGGTGGCGCCGTGCGTGGTGGATGCTGGAGCCGGGTTTAGCAGCCAGTTCTATGTCCAGCAGCATGGTTTTCTCCACGACACCGAGCAGATCGCCCAGGTCCTCACCCACAAAAGTGCGCAGCATCCGCAGCTCATCCCGCAGCACTAAAAGTCGGGCTCTTGCTGCTTCGCTCAGCGGCCGTGCCCCCTTGGGCCAGTAATCCTGGCTCAAATAATCCAGCGCTTCCACCAGCGAGGAAGCATCCACCAAATCAGCACTAACCACTGTTGCATCGGCAGGTTTGGATGATTCAACTGCTACCGGCTGTGCACTTCCGGCCCGCAAGGTTGACGCGTCAAAATCCACCCTGTTGTGGGCCGCCCATTCCCGTTGTCGTGCCAGATACCGGGCCCAATCAGAGAAAGCCATCAGGTCCGCAGGACCAATCCGCCACCGCGCCCCCGTCAACAATCGCATGAGTGCATCCGAGCGCCCGGGATCGGCAATCACCCTCAAGGTGGCAACAAGGTCCACTATTTCTGGCATGCCCAGCAGCCCGCTCAACCCCACAATTTCGTACGGGATGCCACGTGCTTCGAACACAGATTGGAGCTTTGAAAATTGCGCACGACGCCGGCATAACACGGCCACTGTCATGGCACCCTGGCTGCCACCACGGTGGGTGAAATCACCTTTGCTCTCCAAAATCTGCGCAGCAACTGCTTGGGCCTCATCTAGTTCTGTTTCGTAGCGTGCAAGAAGCACCTCCCCCATGGGTGCATTGGGTTTTTCACGTAAGGGCGAGACTACTACTCGCGGCCCGGCCGCTGCCCTTTGCGCCTCGCTCAGTCCGGCAGCCAGTTTGGTGTTGGCCTTCCGGGTTTGTGCAAGTGTCAGTTCAGCCGACATCACATTTGCGCTCGCCAAAATGTGCGCTGAGTTACGCCAAGCGATGGTGAGCTCAGCCGTTGCAGCGTAGCTGCCATCGCTTTTGAGAAATATTTCCGGGAAGCGGAAGAGCTGCCCGGCCGAGGCGCCCCGAAACCCGTAAATTGATTGATGCGGATCCCCCACAGCCGTGACAGGGTGAGCGTCACCGTACAGCTCAGCGAAGAGCTGCAGCTGTGCATGGGAAGTATCTTGAAATTCATCCAGCAGCACTACTTTGTGGCGTTGGCGTTCCATGTCTCCTGCATGCGGAACTTCCTGGGCAATCCGGGCGGCCAGAGCTACCAGATCACCGTAGTCAAGGACGTTGCGACGGCGCTTGGCCTGAGCATATTTTTGCACCAGCGCGGCCACAGAAGCCCGGGTCCGCAGAACATCCAACTGCTTGTTCACTATGGCAGTACGGGGTTTGTTGGTTTCGGCAATATAGGGCAAAGAATCGAAGGCTACCAGGTAGTCGTTGATAGTTGCCAGAACTTGCTCGGGATCCTGGAGATGCTCGGCGCATTCACCGGCAAGGTCCATCACTGATTGGATCAATGTGGATTTTGCCGCTGTGAAGTGTTCGTGGGCTCCGTCGTGCGCTTCAACTACTTCACTGGCCAGCTGCCACGCTTCAGCCGCGCCCAGCACCACGGCATCGCGCTCAATGCCTAATCGCAGACCATAGTCGGTGACAATACCGCTGGCATAAGAGTGGTAGGTGGAGACGTTAGGCTCCAGTGCATCTCTGGCAGAAGCGGCAGGAGCGAGTTCAATCTCACCCGAGCGAGCCAGCGTGCCCAATCTATCCAGCTGCCCGCGAATCCGCGATGCCAGTTCCCCGGCAGCCTTGCGGGTAAAAGTGACTCCGAGGATTTCCTCTGGCAGGACCAACCCGTTGGCAACCAACCACACCACCCTGTCCGCCATTGTTGTTGTCTTCCCGGAGCCTGCCCCGGCAATCACAAGCAGCGGTTCAAGAGGTGATGAGATAATGGCGGCCTGCTCCGCCGTAGGAGGACGCTGCTCCAACAACTCCGCCAATTCATAGGGACTCAACAGGGGACGCGCAGGTTGGGACGCCGGGCCCGCCAGCGTCCGGGCTACCAAATTATTCGTTCCGTGGCTCATTCGGTGATCTGTTTCCCTTCAGGACACAGCGGACAAATGGTGGGCAGGGGGCAGCCGTTGCGTTCGGACCAGTCTGCGCCATGGCGGGCGGGGAAGACAGCCTGTGCCATGAGCAGGGCCGCCTCCATAACCTTCCGGGTTGGATCGTTTTCACTGCCTGCCACCATGGCGGGCTGATCCTGCGTTTTCACGTTCTTTGTGCCATCACCTAGTGGTAGCAACGCTGCCCCGCCCGAGCTGGCGCCAAAGAGCCCGGCAGCCTCGGCTTGTGCGGAGAACGCACCAGCCGAGAGAGCCACTTGATAGGCGCCGAGTTGAGGATGTTCAAGAACCTGGTCCTTGGTGGGTTTAGTGCGGCCGGTCTTGATATCAACAATTATCAAGTTCCCGTTTGCGTCCGCTTCAAGCCTGTCTACCTGCCCACGCAAGCGCACCACGCGGGCGGGTGGCGGCTGCGCAAGACCACTTGTGTCAGTGTCTTCTGCTTCAGGTGCGCCACCATCAGCGGAACTCAGTGAGGCGTCCTTTGTATCAGGCACTGCTGTATCAGGCACTGCTGTATCAGGCACTGCTGTATCAGGCACTGCGCTGCTTGGAATCCCGGTGCTGGACGAGAAAGTGCCGGGCAAGAAAGTGCTGGGCAAGATGCCGTCAGGTAGTTCGCCTACGTCAACGCTGAAATTTTCTTCAACACCCAAGAGCGTTCGCCCCTGTTGCCTGGCCTCAATGACATATTGGGCCAGTTTGCCCAGCATTTCTTGGGCGCGTTTGTAATCAAGATCGCTTTCCCACGACTCGGGAAGCCCCAGAGACGGCCAACGTTTATCCAACTCCGCCAGATATTCGTGGCCGGCACCATTGGGGATGTCCTGCGCAATGCTGTGGATGAGCGTCCCAAGGCTGCGAGCGAAGTCTGTTGTGGCGTCTCCGCCGGCGGCGCGGATGAACCAATTTAGCGGGGATTTAAGCACCTCCTCGACTTTTGATGGCGAGACGTTCACCGGTTCTCCGGGTGCCACAATGGGCCCATCGGAGCTCAAGGGCAACAAACCCCACCACTGATGAGGATCCGCCCCGGGCACGTCTTCGCCTACCAACACCGCCAGCATCCTGGCAGCCTCAGGGTTGGTGCGCATTTCCGATTCTTGCCGCAGCTCCGCCACCAGCGAGCGCAAGGTCATGGGACGCGGCACTTGTTCTACTGGACGCACGGGGTATTGGGACTCACCACCAGAATCAGTGACAGGAACGTAGGGCGCTGCAAGGTCGATGAACTGGGAAGGCTGAAGATCATGACCTGCCGCGGCTGTGAGGATAAGGATATGGCTGGCTCGTGAAATGGCCGCCGCAAAGCTGCGCAACTCGTCGTAACGGATATCCCTGAGTCTGGCGGCAGGTTCAATTTGGTGGGCTGCCTGCGCCCCTTTTTCAAGCACGTCCACAAGTAATTGACTGCCGAGCAGTTCCCCGCGCAAGCGGGTATTGGGCCAAACTCCCTCCTGCAGCCCGGCGACAATGACGATGGGCCATTCCCGCCCAGCAGCACTTGCCGGGGTCACAATCTCAACGGCATCGGTACGTTGGGCCCGCGCTGCCAACGTGTCCATCGGCAGTTCTTGACTCATCAGGTAATCCAGGAACTGTTGCGGACTGGATCCTGGCAGCTGGTCAACGTAACGTTCAGCCGTTTGGAATAATGCCATCACCGCATCCAAGTCCCTGTCGGCCCGGATGCCTGTGGGACCGCCGCGTAGAGCCTGCGCTTCCCATGTTCCGGAGCTGTCACAGGCCTCCCACAGCGCCCATAGGACTGTTTCAGCGTTGGCTCCCGGCTGAGCCACTGCTTCGCGCCCAGCCGCGATCATGGCGGCGATTCTGGCAGCATTGGCAGCCTCCCAACCAAGCGGAGCCAGCTTTTGCGAGTTCAGCAGCGCTTCAACCAACAGCTCATCGCTAGCTCGGCCACCTCCGACATGGCGCTCTTGCTGCCGCAGCGCCTGCCGAAGTCTCCTCAAATGCAATGCCGTTGAACGCCCTATCCGCGAGGTGAGCAGCGCAACGCAAGCCTCGGCGTCTAGGGTTTCCGGCGCCAAGGCAATGCCAAACGCCTCAAGCAAAGGACGAACTGCAGGCTCGTCACGCACAGGATTTTCCGCCACAGGCACCTTGACGGCGATACCTTGGGCACTTAGATAACGCTGTAAGGCAGCCAGTGCCGACCCGGTACGGACAATAACCGCGATCTCGCTCAGGCTGTGACCACCTAAGTGCTGTAAGTGCAGAATCCGTTCGGCAACCAGGCGGAGTTCGTGAACTTCCGAAGCAACAAAATGCGCACTGACATACGAGACTTTGTCCGGGTCTTTACGCAGCTCTTGGCGCGGCACCGGTCCAGGTTCCCCGCCGGCCGGTTCAGTCGCGTTGATCGCCTCAGCATGGGGTGCCGCTGCGTGGCCACCATGCCGGCCAGCCAACGCCTCTGGCCAAGCCAGTTCGCGTGCCTTGTGGCCGCCACGGATCTGAAAAATACGGTCAGCGACCCCGGACCAGGCAGCTGCCAGGGGTTTGCTCATGCGATGCGATGTGGACAACGCAAACTGCTGCAAAGGATGCTCTGGTGTTGACAGGGAATGGGTCAGCGATGCAACAAGATCCGGCCGGGCGCCGCGGAACCCCTGAACAACAGTGTCTGGCGAGGCTGCCACAAGCACGTCTTTTCCCTGGCCAACCAAGTGCAGAAGTTCGTGCACGGCTTTGTTGGCTTCCTGAATGTCATCAACAACAATCAACGCCAACCGCTTGCGCTCCTGGTCCAGGAAATCTGAGTCAAGGCGCAGAAGAGTTGTCGCGGCAGTGATGATCCCCGCAGGGTCAAAGGAACCTGACTTGCCCCAATCCACAACGTCACGGTATTCCTTATACAACGACGCCGCCGCAACCCAGTCAGGGCGCCGATTGGCTGCACCCAATTCGGCAAGCTCCTCAGGGACCAACCCGTATTCAATAACCCTGTCAAAAAGCTGGCGGATCTCTTGCCGGAATCCGCGGGTTTCAAGAGCCTGAGTGAGTTCCTTTGGCCACGCCGGCACCGTACCCAGACCCATGGCGTGCCCCGCCAATAGGTCCCGAATGATCAGATCCTGCTCGGGTCCGCTCATGAGCCGTGGCGCACTCTCAAGGTGTGGCATACGCCCTTCAACTTTAGCCCTGCGCAACAGATCAAAGGCATAAGATGACCAGGTCCTGGCCGGAGAAGTACTTAAACTCTTGGTGAGCCGGGCACTAAAACCATCACGAAGCCTCGCTGCAGCCAGCCGAGACGGTGCCAGCAGAAGAGCACCTGCAGGATCAACGCCGTCGTGCTCCATCCGCTTGAGAGCAGCTTCAATAAGCACAGTGGATTTACCAGTTCCGGGAGCACCCCACAACAAAACAGGACCCGACCCAGGACCCAGATCAATAACAGCCTGCTGATCCAAACTGAACTGTGGAACACTCTTGGCACTGTTGACAGGAGCAACAAGGGTCAACTCGGGCAGTTCAAACCGGCCAGGGCGCTCCGGCTGTGCCTTTGTAGACCTACCCTCTTTGGGCGCGTTGGACGCCGTGTGCCTCTCCTGCGAATGCTGTGCCTCTGTGCTCATACTTCTAGTCCATCACGGGGCACTGACATTTTGTCCCCGGCTGAATCCGCCTCGCGCAAGCGCACTGAATCCGCCTCGCGCAAGCGCTCTGAATCCGCCTCGCGCAAGCGCTCCGAATCCGCCTCGCGCAAGCGCTCCGCAATGACGTCGACGAAGTCCATTTCGGACGCGGACGGGTTCCATCTGGCAGCCGCCATATCAACCCGCCACGACGGGGTTCGGCTTGCAGCCGCCAGCGCTTCATCGGAAGTATCCCCGCGAAGAGCAGTGTCTTCGGCACGGTAGTGCACTAACGCCCGGCCACCGTGACACACCGGGGCACAACCGCTGGCCCGGATCACCCGCCACCAGGACACCGCGCTGCCGTGAGCGGACATAACAGCCCCCACCTGGCGCGGCCCACCGCTCTCCAAAAGTGCCGCAATATCCCCATAGGAGAGGACTTGGGCAGGTGGAATCAGCTCCGCCACGGCTAAGACCGCTTCAACATACTCGCCACGCATGACTCAAGACTAGTTCCTCCCGTGCTCCCCAATGCTTCAATGTCCATGCCAACAGGTAGCGTTGTGCCATGACTAGCTGGAGCATGCACCCCCGTGCCGCATTTGACCTGGAAACCACGGGCAAGGATCCCCGTACTGCCCGGATCGTGACGGCATCCATTGTGATAGTCGATGAATCCGGCGCTGTGGCGGAAACCCATGAGTGGCTGTGCAATCCCGGCGTGGAAATTCCCGAAGAGGCGGCCGCCATCCATGGCATCAGTACAGCCCACGCGCAAGCGCACGGGCGCCCCTCGGACGTTGTCACAGCTGAGGTGGGAGCGGTACTTGCCACACTTTTTGCCAACAACATTCCTGTTATCGCCTTCAACGCCAGCTACGATTTCACTGTCCTGGCTAGCGAGGCCCGCCGGCACAGTCTAGGGCAGATTACTGCCGCGCCGGTGATTGATCCCTTTATTTGCAATAAGAATGTGGACAAGTTCCGCAAAGGCAGCCGCACGCTTGTGGCCCTGTGCGAGGAATACGGCATTAAGCTCGACGACGCACACACCTCGGCCGCCGACGCTGAGGCCACGCTGCGGTTGGCTGATGCGTTGGCTGCCAAGTACAGCGCCCTGCGAGTCGATGTCATGGAATTACATCACGCACAAATCGGGTGGGCCCGTGAGCAGGCTGCTGACTTTCAGGGCTATTTGCGCCGCGTCAAGGATCCCGCCGCAGTCGTTGAGGGTGACTGGCCCGCCCTGCCATAAACCCCGTCAGGGCAGGAAGTCCCTGCTACAGAACAGTCATCAGTGACACAACTCACAGCCGGGGCGTTCACGAAGAAGGGTGCAGGGCCCCGTCAGTCGTGCGGGACTTTACGCTGCGTGTCCGCTGAACCATGTCCGACTTAAAGAATGTTCGAATATTATTTCATTTCTTGTGCTTAATATTCGTAGAAGTTCATATCAGCCACATTTTTGCTCCGGGTGACATAATTTAGTTTCGTTGGTTGAGTTCAGCTAGGAAAATCCTGTCATTTTCTGCCTACTCCCCACGTCACACTTACGCCCCTTCCCGAGCAGCATTCCGGTCTGGGTCCCTGCAATGAAAGTGAATGTCTGATGAAGAAATCTGCCCTGAAGTGGCTCACGACTGTTCCAGTCGCTGTGGCCCTGGCCTTCTCCCTCGCAGCTTGTGGCGGCAGTACCGGGGCCACAAGCTCCGATAAACCCACAGATGCCCTTGCCGGCAGCGACCAGGCCTCGCTGGATAAATACACCACAGAGGACGTCACTGCCCTGGATTCCATTGATAAGGCTGCTCTTGGCCTCGCTACCCCGGGTCTCATCAGTGTGGGTACGCTCTCGGATGCCCCGCCGAACATTTTCTTGAAAGATGGAGTGTTCACCGGTTACGACAACGAGCTGCTCCGCGCCATGGGCGAAAAGCTGGGCCTAAAGGTCGAGTTCAAGTCAACCGATTTCTCTGCCCTCTTGGCTCAGGTTGAGAACAAACAGTTCGACGTCGGTTCCTCCTCAATCTCCACCACGGATGCCCGCCGCAAAAACGTTGGATTCACCAACGGCTACGACTTCGGCTACATGGCAGTAGTGGCAAAAACAGATTCACCCATCAAGGGTTTCGCTGATCTCAAGGCAGACACTCGCATTGCTGTTGTCACCGGCACGGTTCAGGATGACTATGTCTCCAACACGTTGAAGGTTGAGCCAGTGCGCTTCGCCGATTACAACACGGCCTACGCGAACTTGAAAAACGGTCAGGTTGATGCTTGGGTTGCCCCCTCTCAGCAGGCCAGTGGCCAGGTCAAGGACGGCGACGGAACAGTGATCGCCGAAGAAGTAGTCAATACGCAGAACTTCACCGCATACGCCGTGAACTCATCAAATAAGGCCCTCACTGACGCTTTGAACTCCGCGTTGGATGCAGTCATCGCTGACGGGACCTGGTCCAAGCTGACCAAGGAATGGTACCCAACCCGCCCCATGCCCGAAGACTGGACACCGGGCTCCAAGGCAGTAACGGTTCCGAAGGCCTAATTTATGGATGTTCTCGAGCAGCTGGCAAAAACTTTCCTCGACTGGGATGCTATGGCGGAAGTCATTCCGAACATGCTGAGCGTTGGTTTGCCTAATACTTTGATTTTGTCCGTTTCCTCGGCCATCATCGGGTGCGTCCTGGGTATGATCCTGGCTGTGATGGGTATTTCAAGAAATCCCATCCCCCGCTGGATTGCCAGAATTTATACAGACATTTTCCGTGGTCTTCCAGCAATTTTGACCATTTTGTTGATTGGTCTGGGGCTCGGTCCTGTAATCCGCATCCTTACTGGCAGCACCAATCCTTATCCGTTGGGAATTTTGGCGCTTTCTCTGATGGCTGCGGCGTACATCGGTGAAATCTTCCGCTCAGGTATCCAAAGTGTTGAAAGCGGCCAGCTCGAGGCATCACGCGCCCTGGGGTTCAGCTACGGCTCGGCCATGGTTCTTGTGGTTATTCCCCAGGGTATCCGCAGGGTCCTGCCAGCACTGGTTAACCAGCTGATCTCCTTGATTAAGGACTCCTCCTTGATCTATATGCTTGGTTTACTTGCCAGCCAACGGGAGATCTTTCGTGTTGGAAACGACCAAGCCGCAACCACGGGAAACCTCTCTCCACTCGTTGCGGCAGGTCTGCTGTACCTTTGCCTAACCATCCCGCTCACCCACTTGGTGAACTTCATGGATAAGCGCATGCGTGAGGGAAAAGCCCAAAAGATTGAACCCGATGAAGCCGCGGCACATGTTGGAAAGGGAGCGTAAAGCATGAGTGATTTTAGTTCAGGATCATTTACCGCCAAAAATATTCATCTCTCCTTCGGCAGCAATCATGTATTGCGGGGCATTGACCTGCATGTTCCCAAAGGCACCACGGCCTCGGTGATTGGTCCCTCTGGTTCAGGCAAGTCAACGTTGTTGCGGGCTATGAACCGGTTGATTGAACCGGATCAAGGCGACATTCTTCTCGACGGAAAATCGGTCCTCAAGGACAACCCGGATGAGCTCCGCCGCCGCATTGGGATGGTCTTCCAACAATTTAATTTATTCCCGCACAAAACGGTGCTGGAAAATGTGTCGCTGGCCTTGATTAAGATTCGCAAAATGCCCAAGGATCAGGCACGCGCCAAAGCCCTTGAGCAGCTCGAACTTGTGGGATTGAAACATAAAGCTGACGCTCGGCCAGGAAACCTCTCCGGTGGTCAGCAGCAGCGCGTCGCTATTGCCCGCGCATTGGCCATGGAACCGGAAGTGATGTTCTTTGACGAGGCAACCTCCGCCCTGGACCCGGAGCTTGTCAAGGGTGTTCTGGCCTTGATGACCGACCTGTCCAAGGGCGGAATGACCATGGTGGTGGTCACCCACGAGATGGGTTTCTCGCGCAATGTTTCAGACACTGTGACATTCATGGACGCCGGCGTGGTGGTGGAGACAGGTTCTCCTGAAGAACTCTTCACAGCACCAAGGACAGACCGTTTGAGAGGTTTCCTCTCCGACGTGCTGTAACCGTGCAGCCACGAAGGCGGCGGGAAAGGGGCAGCTTTTTATCCCGAGGTGAGGACCTTACGCCGTCGCAGCTGCCGCCGCTTTGGCAGCTGCCGGCAGTGCCGCAAAGATACGGTTCATGGCTGAGTCGTCGTGTGCAGCTGAAAGGAACCACGCTTCAAACACGCTCGGCGGCAGGTACACTCCGGAATCCAGCATGGAGTGGAAGAACGGTGCGTAGCGGAACACTTCCTGAGCCTGTGCGTCGGCGTAGTTGCGCACCCCCGAAGCGGAGGTGCCAAAGGCTACAGAGAACAAGTTACCTGCGCGCTGAATCGAGTGGTCTACGCCTTGGGCAGCTAACTCCCCGGTCAAGGCCGCCTGCAGTTCAAGAGAGCGGGCATCAACACTCTTGTACACCGAAGCCGTGGCTGCGGTCAGTGTCGCCACACCGGCGGCCATTGCCACTGGGTTTCCGGATAATGTTCCTGCCTGATATACCGGGCCCAGCGGTGCCAGGTAGTCCATGACCTCGCCGCGGCCGCCCAGGGCTGCTGTTGGAAGTCCCCCACCAATGACCTTGCCAAAGGTGAATAAATCCGGTGTCCAGCCCTCCAGCGCACCAGTGAGCCCCCAGTATCCGGCCGGGCCCGTGCGGAATCCTGTCAGGACTTCATCCAGGATTAGTAGGGCTCCGTGGGCTGAGGTGATCCGGGAAAGGCCTGCGTTGAAACCAGCACCTGGGGTAACAACACCCATGTTGGCGGGCGCCGCTTCTGTGATCACTGCAGCGATCCTGTCCCCGTGGGTAGCAAAGGCGGCTTCTACGGCGGCAAGGTCGTTATATGGCAACACGAGCGTTTCCGCGGCGGTTGCTGCCGTGACCCCGGCAGATCCCGGCATGGCCAGGGTCGCCAGACCGGAGCCAGCCTCGGCCAGCAAAGAATCGAGGTGCCCGTGGTAACAGCCGGCGAACTTGATGATCAACTCACGTCCGGTAAATCCTCGGGCTAGACGCACGGCTGTCATGGTTGCTTCGGTACCTGTGGAGACCATCCGCATCCGTTCAACCCCGGAAACCCTGCCCGTGACCAGAGCGGCGAGTTCGCTTTCGGCAGGGGTGGAGGCGCCAAAGCTCAAACCGTGATCAACTGCCGTGTGCACGGCAGCGAGAACCTCTGGGTGGGCGTGACCCAATAGCGCCGGCCCCCAAGAGCAAACAAGGTCAACGTAATCGCGCCCATCTGCGTCAGTGAGGTAGGCGCCCTTGGCGTTGACCATGAAGCGTGGCGTCCCTCCCACGGAGCCAAAGGCGCGTACAGGCGAGTTCACCCCGCCAGGCATGAGGGTCTTGGCGCGGTCAAAAAGTTCCTGCGAGCTTGTCATGTAAAATCCTTGCCTCAGTAGGTGAACAACAGAAAAAGAAGTGTTAGTTCTCGCGCAGCCAGCCGGCCAGTTCGGCAGCCCAGTAAGTGAGAATCATGTTTGCCCCGGCACGTTTGATACTCAGCACGGATTCCTCTATGGCTCCGCGACGGTTGATCCAGCCATTGGCTGCGGCGGCCTCAATCATGGCGTATTCCCCCGAGATTTGGTAGGCAGCAACGGGCACCGGGGATATGGCCGCCACATCGGCCAGGATGTCCAAATAGCTCATGGCCGGCTTGACCATGATGATGTCCGCGCCTTCGGCCAGGTCAAGCTCCACCTCGTGAAGGGCCTCCCGGCGGTTACCTGAATCCATTTGGTAGGTGCGTCGATCCCCCTGCAACTGCGAGTCAACAGCTTCGCGGAACGGTCCGTAAAAGGCCGAAGCGTATTTGGCGGCGTAGGCCAAAACGGAAACGTCTTCATACCCTGAGGCGTCCAGCGCCTCGCGAATCACCGCTACCTGCCCGTCCATCATGCCCGAAGGTGCCACAATATGGGCTCCGGCAGCTGCCTGGGCCACAGCCATCTGAGCGTAAATCTTCAAGGTGGCGTCATTGGCAACGTCGCCGTCCTCATCCAAAACCCCGCAGTGCCCATGGTCTGTGAACTCATCCAGGCAAAGATCACTCATAATGACAAGGTCATCTCCCACGGCCGCCCGTACATCCGCAATGGCCTTGTTCAGCACACCTAAGGGGTCCACCCCGGCTGAGCCATTCGCGTCGCGAACGGCAGGGATGCCAAAAATCATGATGCCGCCAAGCCCCAGCGCGACTGCCTGGTGCGCGGCCGCCACCAGCG
This genomic window from Arthrobacter sp. TMP15 contains:
- a CDS encoding ATP-dependent DNA helicase, whose product is MSHGTNNLVARTLAGPASQPARPLLSPYELAELLEQRPPTAEQAAIISSPLEPLLVIAGAGSGKTTTMADRVVWLVANGLVLPEEILGVTFTRKAAGELASRIRGQLDRLGTLARSGEIELAPAASARDALEPNVSTYHSYASGIVTDYGLRLGIERDAVVLGAAEAWQLASEVVEAHDGAHEHFTAAKSTLIQSVMDLAGECAEHLQDPEQVLATINDYLVAFDSLPYIAETNKPRTAIVNKQLDVLRTRASVAALVQKYAQAKRRRNVLDYGDLVALAARIAQEVPHAGDMERQRHKVVLLDEFQDTSHAQLQLFAELYGDAHPVTAVGDPHQSIYGFRGASAGQLFRFPEIFLKSDGSYAATAELTIAWRNSAHILASANVMSAELTLAQTRKANTKLAAGLSEAQRAAAGPRVVVSPLREKPNAPMGEVLLARYETELDEAQAVAAQILESKGDFTHRGGSQGAMTVAVLCRRRAQFSKLQSVFEARGIPYEIVGLSGLLGMPEIVDLVATLRVIADPGRSDALMRLLTGARWRIGPADLMAFSDWARYLARQREWAAHNRVDFDASTLRAGSAQPVAVESSKPADATVVSADLVDASSLVEALDYLSQDYWPKGARPLSEAARARLLVLRDELRMLRTFVGEDLGDLLGVVEKTMLLDIELAAKPGSSIHHARRHLDAFAEAAAQFMQAAQRVDLDAFLAWLETAESEEGGLEMTPVESNPDAVALLTVHASKGLEWDVVFVPGMNAGAFPSARADRWSTGAKSLPWPLRGDVGDLPEWDTNVPDLKTLMENEKLFADDVLLHAKEEERRLAYVAFTRARDFLMCSATVWGSGKKPLAPSPFLMELLPLTEGATQSAGLGAWAPDPEEGALNPVSAGAESAQWPYDPLNGPEIVGRAGVAVRVGRRTGVERSAAAVSAALAAAAFAEVGDNDASVKYGSEEFLAANPRWGKEMSVLLAQEQVETDQLRVELPPHISASRLVALGEDPEKVTRAMRRPVPTKPGMAARKGTAFHTWIEEFFATTGQLDLGEEIGADAYVDEAYGLADMQETFKSSQWAARTPAELEVPIETRVADVVVRGRIDAVFRDADGGWDLIDWKTGKVPSAPQLAVRGVQLAVYRLAWSRLQDVPLEQVRAAFYYVGQDKLIRPVDLAGQEELEAIVRNAYSA
- a CDS encoding ATP-dependent DNA helicase gives rise to the protein MSTEAQHSQERHTASNAPKEGRSTKAQPERPGRFELPELTLVAPVNSAKSVPQFSLDQQAVIDLGPGSGPVLLWGAPGTGKSTVLIEAALKRMEHDGVDPAGALLLAPSRLAAARLRDGFSARLTKSLSTSPARTWSSYAFDLLRRAKVEGRMPHLESAPRLMSGPEQDLIIRDLLAGHAMGLGTVPAWPKELTQALETRGFRQEIRQLFDRVIEYGLVPEELAELGAANRRPDWVAAASLYKEYRDVVDWGKSGSFDPAGIITAATTLLRLDSDFLDQERKRLALIVVDDIQEANKAVHELLHLVGQGKDVLVAASPDTVVQGFRGARPDLVASLTHSLSTPEHPLQQFALSTSHRMSKPLAAAWSGVADRIFQIRGGHKARELAWPEALAGRHGGHAAAPHAEAINATEPAGGEPGPVPRQELRKDPDKVSYVSAHFVASEVHELRLVAERILHLQHLGGHSLSEIAVIVRTGSALAALQRYLSAQGIAVKVPVAENPVRDEPAVRPLLEAFGIALAPETLDAEACVALLTSRIGRSTALHLRRLRQALRQQERHVGGGRASDELLVEALLNSQKLAPLGWEAANAARIAAMIAAGREAVAQPGANAETVLWALWEACDSSGTWEAQALRGGPTGIRADRDLDAVMALFQTAERYVDQLPGSSPQQFLDYLMSQELPMDTLAARAQRTDAVEIVTPASAAGREWPIVIVAGLQEGVWPNTRLRGELLGSQLLVDVLEKGAQAAHQIEPAARLRDIRYDELRSFAAAISRASHILILTAAAGHDLQPSQFIDLAAPYVPVTDSGGESQYPVRPVEQVPRPMTLRSLVAELRQESEMRTNPEAARMLAVLVGEDVPGADPHQWWGLLPLSSDGPIVAPGEPVNVSPSKVEEVLKSPLNWFIRAAGGDATTDFARSLGTLIHSIAQDIPNGAGHEYLAELDKRWPSLGLPESWESDLDYKRAQEMLGKLAQYVIEARQQGRTLLGVEENFSVDVGELPDGILPSTFLPGTFSSSTGIPSSAVPDTAVPDTAVPDTAVPDTKDASLSSADGGAPEAEDTDTSGLAQPPPARVVRLRGQVDRLEADANGNLIIVDIKTGRTKPTKDQVLEHPQLGAYQVALSAGAFSAQAEAAGLFGASSGGAALLPLGDGTKNVKTQDQPAMVAGSENDPTRKVMEAALLMAQAVFPARHGADWSERNGCPLPTICPLCPEGKQITE
- a CDS encoding MGMT family protein, translated to MRGEYVEAVLAVAELIPPAQVLSYGDIAALLESGGPRQVGAVMSAHGSAVSWWRVIRASGCAPVCHGGRALVHYRAEDTALRGDTSDEALAAASRTPSWRVDMAAARWNPSASEMDFVDVIAERLREADSERLREADSERLREADSVRLREADSAGDKMSVPRDGLEV